One genomic segment of Paenibacillus xylanexedens includes these proteins:
- a CDS encoding glycoside hydrolase family 32 protein, giving the protein MKMTREQRYRRIEQAEPGEIAKLEAQISVCPWRQSYHIQPITGLLNDPNGFAYYQGYYHLFYQWFPLGTEHGMKYWYHTRSKNLVNWENVGIGIEPGGRYDSHGAYSGSAIEKDGKLYLLYTGNTRDEAWVRHPYQCLAVMDESGSVTKLNHPVISSVPAGYTEHFRDPKVWQQGDRYYCVIGAQRTDETGCTVLYRSIDLNNWEFLGEIRTQLTSFGYMWECPDYMEMDGKGVLVFSPQGLDAAGDHYQNIFQSGYLIGEPLNLQTREFNHDEFQELDRGFDFYAPQTMQGPDGRRILVGWMGLPDLGYPTDDSGWAHCLTIPRQLSLRDGKLIQQPVAEMVQLRQQDKGAHICATIDNESRSFAGFKGIAYELVCEIGHLDDAEVVGIEFRASETEKTVLLYDRIQQKVVLDRTMSGAELAEQNGVVRQCTLTADVIKFHLFVDSSSVEIFVNEGEEVFTSRIFPSRDSLDIRFFTRGGKADFEATQWNY; this is encoded by the coding sequence ATGAAAATGACTAGAGAGCAACGCTACAGACGAATTGAGCAAGCGGAGCCTGGAGAGATTGCGAAGCTTGAAGCACAGATATCCGTATGTCCTTGGCGACAAAGTTATCACATTCAGCCGATAACAGGTCTGCTTAATGATCCTAACGGCTTTGCATATTATCAAGGCTATTATCATCTGTTTTATCAGTGGTTTCCACTTGGGACAGAACATGGCATGAAATACTGGTATCATACCCGCTCGAAGAATCTGGTGAACTGGGAAAATGTCGGGATTGGAATTGAACCGGGTGGCAGGTATGACTCACACGGAGCTTATTCCGGTAGCGCAATTGAAAAAGACGGCAAGCTGTACTTGCTGTACACAGGAAATACGAGGGATGAGGCTTGGGTCAGACATCCGTATCAATGCTTGGCAGTTATGGATGAAAGCGGTTCAGTAACCAAACTGAATCATCCCGTGATCTCGTCTGTGCCAGCCGGATACACGGAACACTTTAGAGATCCCAAGGTGTGGCAACAAGGAGACAGGTATTATTGTGTAATTGGTGCGCAGCGAACAGACGAGACGGGATGTACAGTGCTGTATCGCTCCATTGATCTGAACAACTGGGAGTTCCTTGGTGAAATTCGTACGCAATTAACCTCCTTTGGTTACATGTGGGAGTGCCCGGATTATATGGAGATGGACGGGAAAGGTGTACTTGTCTTTTCCCCGCAAGGCTTAGATGCAGCGGGAGATCATTATCAGAATATTTTTCAATCCGGTTATCTGATCGGTGAGCCGCTCAATCTCCAGACGAGAGAGTTCAATCATGATGAATTTCAGGAGTTGGATCGTGGATTCGACTTCTATGCGCCGCAGACGATGCAGGGCCCGGACGGAAGACGTATTCTGGTTGGGTGGATGGGACTTCCCGATCTGGGATATCCGACAGACGATAGTGGCTGGGCTCATTGCCTGACCATTCCTCGACAGTTGTCACTCCGAGACGGGAAGTTAATCCAACAACCGGTTGCAGAGATGGTCCAATTACGTCAGCAGGATAAAGGCGCACATATTTGCGCAACAATTGACAATGAGAGTCGATCCTTCGCTGGTTTTAAGGGGATTGCCTATGAGCTGGTATGTGAGATAGGCCATTTAGATGATGCAGAGGTTGTAGGCATCGAATTCCGAGCAAGTGAAACTGAGAAAACGGTTCTTCTGTATGATCGGATTCAGCAGAAAGTTGTCTTGGATCGGACGATGTCTGGTGCCGAATTGGCAGAGCAGAATGGCGTTGTAAGACAGTGCACACTTACTGCGGACGTGATTAAGTTCCATCTGTTCGTAGATTCCTCCTCGGTCGAGATCTTTGTGAACGAAGGGGAAGAGGTCTTTACCAGCCGGATTTTCCCAAGCCGGGACAGCCTGGACATTCGTTTCTTTACACGCGGAGGCAAAGCTGATTTTGAAGCAACTCAATGGAATTATTAA